From the genome of uncultured Bacteroides sp.:
TTACATAGCCGTGGTTGCTCAGGGAGCTCCTTTAAAAGGAGGTAAGTACCGCACGCGTATGCCCGAGGTTCAGATAGATTCTGCTCTGTCCATTGCCAAAATGGGAAATGCGATTGTATTTCTTGACGTGCAAGTAGCTCTTAGTAATTTAAGAGAGGAAGTTCCTTTGCTGGAAAAATATCTGAAAATGCCGCATGTACATCTAGCTATTGACCCTGAATTCTCAATGAAAGATGGCAGTCGTCCGGGAACAAGAATAGGAACATACGATGCAAGCGATATTAATTACTGTTCGGACTATCTGGCCAGATTAGTAAAAGAGAACAACTTACCTCCGAAAGTTTTTATTGTACATCGCTTTACCCAGCGAATGGTTACTAATTACAAGAAGATAGCGCTGCATCCTGAAGTGCAGATTGTAATGAACATGGATGGCTGGGGTGCTCCGGTGTTAAAATACGATTCCTATCATGATTATATCTATAGAGAACCCGTGCAATTTACCGGATTCAAGCTATTCTATAAGAACGATCTGAAACGTCCGCCTCACCGTATGCTTACACCTCCGGAACTGATGAAGTTGAAACCACAACCTATTTACATTCAATATCAGTAACTCTTTAAACTATTTTATTCTTATTTTTGTTTTAGCAGTAAAGGTTAAACAATTATGAGAATATACATTGGAGTTGATCTGCCTGCTTATGTGAAGCAATCTCTTTTTGAGTCTCAGTTACAAATGAAGAAACTGGGACTTAAAGGATCATGGAAACCAATGGAATACCTACATATTACGTTGGAATTTCTAGGAGAAACGGCAGATGAATCGATTCCTGTGTTGGCGAAGATTATTGATGAGATAGCCTTGGAAAACAAAGCATTCAGACTGCACATTGACCGACTCGGTGCTTTTCCTTCTTTCCCTAGAGCTCACACATTATGGGCTGGGATTGGGGGGAGTGTGAATAAACTGTTTCAGCTATGGGGCTGCATTCACGAAGAACTGGAAAAGAACGGATTTGTTCTGCAGAAGTCACCATTCAAACCTCATATATCTCTGCTCTCTCGCCCTAAAGAGTTGGTCGATCTCTCTTCCTTCTCATTAAAACGACCGGGACAGTTTACCATCTCTGAAGTGATTATATTCGAGAGCAAGCAGGTGGATGGAAAACGAATCTATCCGGCTTTACATCGTGCCAGATTAAAAATGTAACTTCCCGTTTTTAAATTACATAATTCTATCTATCAACGCTTTCTAATAAATATTTATACTAAGATTATTTGCCTCAACACCTCAGAATAATTACTTTTGTTCTGGAATTATAAAACAAGAGAATAATTTAGTATGAATAAAAGATTTATAACGGCCTTTGTTCTGGCTACGGCAATTTACGCCAATGCTCAGCAAGGTGACGGGGGCATTTCGAGCGACATGCTACAAAGTATCAAACAAAGTTATCAGGCTACGGCTTCCGACAAGGCTATCCGCAATGCTATAGGGAGTAACGACATTAAGAAACTAGCCTTGAATCAGGATAACCTGACTGGCCTGGATACTTATTTCTCTAACAAAGTTGAATCAAAAGGAATTGCCGATCAGAAGAAATCGGGACGTTGCTGGTTGTTTACCGGACTAAACGTGATGAGAGCTAAAATGATTGCCAAGTATAAACTTGGTTCTTTTGAGTTCTCGCAGAACTATTGTTTTTTCTGGGATCAGCTGGAAAAATCAAACCTTTTCCTGCAAGGGGTAATTGACACGTACAAGAAACCAATGGACGACAAGATGGTGGAATGGCTGTTCAAGAATCCGTTGAGCGACGGCGGACAGTTTACCGGTATATCCGACATTGTGGGCAAATACGGATTGGTTCCTAAAGAAGTAATGCCTGAAACAAACAGCAGCGATAACACGAATCAGATGGCTAACCTTATCTCACTGAAACTTCGTGAGTATGGATTACAGCTTCGCGAACAAGCTGCTAAAGGTGCAAAGAAAGAGGCTTTGGCAAAGAGCAAGACAGAGATGCTAAGCACTATTTATCGTATGCTGGTTCTTAACTTAGGAGTTCCTCCTACAGAATTTTCCTGGACTTTGAAAGATGCAAAAGGGAATCCTGTAAATACCAAACAGTACACTCCTATGTCTTTCTTTAAGGAATACGTAAATAATGATCTCACTAATAACTATGTGATGTTCATGAATGATCCTACCCGTGATTATTATAAAACGTACGAGATAGATTTCGACCGTCACCGTTATGATGGTAAGAACTGGACTTATATTAATCTTCCTATTAATGAAATAAAAGAGATGACTATCAGTTCTATTAAAGACAGCACAATGATGTACTTCTCTTGCGATGTAGGTAAGTTCCTTAACTCTGACAGAGGATTACTGGACATCAACAATTTCGATTATGCTTCTTTAATGGGTACTTCATTCGGAATGGACAAGAAACAACGTGTGCAAACTTTCGCCAGCGGTTCTTCTCACGCTATGACTTTGATGGCTGTAAATCTTGATAAGGATGGCAAACCAAACAAATGGATGGTTGAGAACAGTTGGGGAGCAACCAGCGGTTATCAGGGACATTTGATTATGACTGATGAATGGTTCAATGAATACATGTTCCGCCTTGTGGTTGAAAAGAAATATGTTCCTGCAAAGATTATGGAACTACTAAAACAGAAACCAATCCGCCTACCAGCTTGGGATCCTATGTTTGCTGAAGAAGAATAGTACTGAATATATAACTTTATACTGAAAATAGAGCCTGCATGAATTGTGCAGGCTCTATTTGTTTGTAGGCTCTCGTATCTTTGTATATACATGTTATTAATATT
Proteins encoded in this window:
- the thpR gene encoding RNA 2',3'-cyclic phosphodiesterase; this encodes MRIYIGVDLPAYVKQSLFESQLQMKKLGLKGSWKPMEYLHITLEFLGETADESIPVLAKIIDEIALENKAFRLHIDRLGAFPSFPRAHTLWAGIGGSVNKLFQLWGCIHEELEKNGFVLQKSPFKPHISLLSRPKELVDLSSFSLKRPGQFTISEVIIFESKQVDGKRIYPALHRARLKM
- a CDS encoding C1 family peptidase is translated as MNKRFITAFVLATAIYANAQQGDGGISSDMLQSIKQSYQATASDKAIRNAIGSNDIKKLALNQDNLTGLDTYFSNKVESKGIADQKKSGRCWLFTGLNVMRAKMIAKYKLGSFEFSQNYCFFWDQLEKSNLFLQGVIDTYKKPMDDKMVEWLFKNPLSDGGQFTGISDIVGKYGLVPKEVMPETNSSDNTNQMANLISLKLREYGLQLREQAAKGAKKEALAKSKTEMLSTIYRMLVLNLGVPPTEFSWTLKDAKGNPVNTKQYTPMSFFKEYVNNDLTNNYVMFMNDPTRDYYKTYEIDFDRHRYDGKNWTYINLPINEIKEMTISSIKDSTMMYFSCDVGKFLNSDRGLLDINNFDYASLMGTSFGMDKKQRVQTFASGSSHAMTLMAVNLDKDGKPNKWMVENSWGATSGYQGHLIMTDEWFNEYMFRLVVEKKYVPAKIMELLKQKPIRLPAWDPMFAEEE